In one window of Phyllopteryx taeniolatus isolate TA_2022b chromosome 23, UOR_Ptae_1.2, whole genome shotgun sequence DNA:
- the LOC133472559 gene encoding uncharacterized protein LOC133472559 isoform X2 has product MCARRTAEYEEELCGPKEEKEPQRQLLDAAFNLQPRIVLRRADVSENLHPEQQQSVSPHIKEEEEEFLHMKEEEQEEIIKVPSTGVPLKSEDEGRSEERRGAEPPNSNSSSDGDHCGGSQTDGDDDVDEQLEDGIV; this is encoded by the exons atgtgtgcaaggaggacagcagagtacgaggaggaactttgtggcccaaaagaggagaaggagccacaacgtcaactactggacgctgcgTTCAATCTGCAGCCTCGAATTGTGCTACGCAGAGCAG ACGTCAGTGAAAATCTTCATCCTGAGCAGCAGCAGTCAGTGTCCCctcacatcaaagaggaggaggaagagttccTTCACAtgaaagaggaagagcaggaggaaatcatcaaggttccatcgactggtgtccctttgaagagtgaagatgaaggtcgaaGTGAGGAGAGACGAGGGGCGGAGCCACCAAACAGCAACAGCTcaagtgatggagaccactgtggaggatcacaaacagacggtgatgatgatgttgatgaacagttggaag ATGGCATTGTGTGA
- the LOC133472559 gene encoding gastrula zinc finger protein XlCGF57.1-like isoform X1, producing the protein MCARRTAEYEEELCGPKEEKEPQRQLLDAAFNLQPRIVLRRADVSENLHPEQQQSVSPHIKEEEEEFLHMKEEEQEEIIKVPSTGVPLKSEDEGRSEERRGAEPPNSNSSSDGDHCGGSQTDGDDDVDEQLEGDMTCHTANKCWKCSKCRKTFASKSNFKQHMKIHTGEKPFACSVCGQRFSRKGTLKIHTRTHTGEKPFACSVCGQGFSHKGHLTHHARTHTGEKPFGCSVCGQRFSEKGTLLKHTRTHTGEKPFGCSVCGQRFTQKGSLKIHTRTHTGEKPFACSVCGQRFSRKESLKIHTRTHTGEKPFGCSVCGQRFTQKGYLKMHTRTHTGEKPFVCSVCGKRFPHKRHLTGHTRTHTGEKPFGCSVCGQRFSEKGTLLKHTRTHTGEKPFSCSVCGQRFSVKSNLKIHTRTHAGEKPFACSVCGQRFSQKGSLITHTRTHTGEKPFSCSGCGQRFSRKARVKTHKCPGETNSDQEAFNGNVNV; encoded by the exons atgtgtgcaaggaggacagcagagtacgaggaggaactttgtggcccaaaagaggagaaggagccacaacgtcaactactggacgctgcgTTCAATCTGCAGCCTCGAATTGTGCTACGCAGAGCAG ACGTCAGTGAAAATCTTCATCCTGAGCAGCAGCAGTCAGTGTCCCctcacatcaaagaggaggaggaagagttccTTCACAtgaaagaggaagagcaggaggaaatcatcaaggttccatcgactggtgtccctttgaagagtgaagatgaaggtcgaaGTGAGGAGAGACGAGGGGCGGAGCCACCAAACAGCAACAGCTcaagtgatggagaccactgtggaggatcacaaacagacggtgatgatgatgttgatgaacagttggaaggtgatatgacatgtcacactgccaataaatgctggaaatgttctaaatgtaGGAAAACCTTTGCTTCTAAGAGCAATTTCAaacaacacatgaaaatacacactggtgagaaaccttttgcatgctcagtttgtggtcaaagattctcccgaaagggaaccttaaaaatacacacaagaacgcacactggtgagaaaccttttgcatgctcagtttgtggtcaaggATTCTCTCACAAGGGACATTTGACACAtcacgcaagaacacacactggagagaagccctttggctgctcagtttgtgggcaaagattctctgaaaagggaactttactaaaacacacaagaacccacactggtgagaaaccttttggatgctcagtttgtggtcaaagattcacacagaagggaagcttaaaaatacacacaagaacgcacactggtgagaaaccttttgcctgctcagtttgcggtcaaagattctcccgaaaggaaagcttaaaaatacacacaagaacccacactggtgagaaaccttttggatgctcagtttgtggtcaaagattcacacAGAAGGGAtacttaaaaatgcacacaagaacccacactggtgagaaaccttttgtatgctcagtttgtgggaaaaGATTCCCTCACAAGCGACATTTGAcaggtcacacaagaacacacactggagagaagccctttggctgctcagtttgtgggcaaagattctctgaaaagggaactttactaaaacacacaagaacccacactggtgagaaacctttttcctgctcagtttgtggtcaaaggttctctGTGAAGAgtaacttaaaaatacacacaagaacacacgccggtgagaagccttttgcatgctcagtttgtggtcaaagattctcccaaAAGGGAAGTTtaataacacacacaagaacacacactggtgagaagcctttttcctgctcaggttgtggtcaaagattctctcgtaagGCTCGGgttaagacacacaagtgtcCTGGTGAGACAAACAGTGATCAAGAAGCTTTTAAtggaaatgtaaatgtttaa